The genomic segment GGCTGGATCGGCATTGGGTTCCTCGCCAAGAGGGCCAAGGGCAAGCAGGGGGCGGACCAGTACATCTTTAGCACCGAGGGCGGAAAGCCGGTCGCGCTCGACCTCTACCAGTCGGCCGTTCTCGGCCGGCCGGTCTTGGACGAGGAGGAGGGGGGCAAGAACTCGATCCTCCAGTCCGCGGTAGTTCGCGAGGGCAAGAACTGGACCGTGGAGTTCACACGGAAACTCCGGACCGGCGAGAAGACGGATATGGAGATCGTGCCGGGCAAGAAATTCTCCTTGCTCCTCGCGCTCGGCGCGACGGAGAACTGGAAGCAGCCCCACAAGAACACGCAGCGCTGGGAGATCGGAGGATTCGCCTCCTGATGCCGGACGGGCGGCGCACGCCGCTCATGGCCGCCCTGGCCGTCTCCGCGCTGCTGGTACTCGTCGTGGCGGGGGGACCGATCGCCGGTGCGCCGGCCTCCCCCCGCATCGACGGCCGGATCGAGGACGGCGAGTACAGCGGCCACTACCAGGCCCAGAAGATCGGCATGGAGCTGCATTGGACGATCGAGGGCGAGTACATCACACTCGCCCTGCGGACCCCCGC from the Armatimonadota bacterium genome contains:
- a CDS encoding DOMON domain-containing protein, translating into MRIAGLITAFALSISLGAFPILAQTQAVVDGKIAPGEYARTYTHDASGIRLAWRVSGDILQLAIQASGDGWIGIGFLAKRAKGKQGADQYIFSTEGGKPVALDLYQSAVLGRPVLDEEEGGKNSILQSAVVREGKNWTVEFTRKLRTGEKTDMEIVPGKKFSLLLALGATENWKQPHKNTQRWEIGGFAS